One window from the genome of Hippocampus zosterae strain Florida chromosome 7, ASM2543408v3, whole genome shotgun sequence encodes:
- the fshr gene encoding LOW QUALITY PROTEIN: follicle-stimulating hormone receptor (The sequence of the model RefSeq protein was modified relative to this genomic sequence to represent the inferred CDS: deleted 2 bases in 1 codon), with amino-acid sequence MPAFQFFHAMHAGRTQPNETQSRSVCARVTRRKTFDNNCRVMRRLMMMMMMMILTLVTMGVQMKALSQQTVDLCHNIHTSDLEIPSGLSSSTQCLEVKRTRIPVIRGSAFTGLHNLRRVHIVDNDVLKTVADFAFSRLPQLANIFISQNAVLESIGAFAFSDLPELIELTIAKSKHLTSIHPDAFKDLVKLRRLIISNTGILTLPDFSKMHSAADYFVLDLHDNSRIQKVPANAFNGACTQAIRDIRLTRNGIKTVARDAFNGTKMHRLSLKGNRQLSYIHPNAFASSSELVLIDISQTALSSLPDAILGNLHSLIAESAVRLKKFPPPQAFAKLHEARVTYPSHCCIFLPMQRNSSKHPLCSLREARENAAFFWDHCLGNFNVTCSPAPDAFNPCEDIMTSASLRGLIWVVSVLALLGNVLVLLVLLGSASKLTVPRFLMCHLAFADLCMGVYLLVIAATDTLTRGHYHNHAIDWQTGLGCEAAGFFTVFASELSVFTLTAITLERWHTITHALRLDRKFRLRHACAVMTAGWIFSCLAATMPTLGVSSYSKVSICLPMDVESSWSQVYVVSLLLLNMAAFACVCACYLSIYLAVRHPSGATARADARVAQRMAVLVFTDFLCMAPISFFAVSAALKRPLITVSDAKLLLVLFYPINSCANPFLYAFFTRAFRRDFVLLVARFGLCKARAHGYRADSSSCQLKSGPVNMCLTSAGRPGVDR; translated from the exons CCGGAGTGTTTGCGCAAGAGTGACGAGGAGAAAGACGTTTGACAACAATTGCCGTGTT ATGAGgcggttgatgatgatgatgatgatgatgattttgacgctCGTCACGATGGGGGTCCAAATGAAGGCTCTTTCTCAACAAACTGTGGACTTGTGTCACAACATCCACACGTCAGACTTGGAAATCCCAAGCGGCCTTTCCTCCTCCACGCAATGCCT GGAGGTGAAGAGGACCCGAATTCCCGTGATCCGTGGCAGTGCCTTCACTGGCCTTCACAATCTCAGGAGAGT GCACATTGTTGACAACGACGTCCTGAAGACTGTGGCCGACTTTGCTTTCTCCCGCCTTCCACAGCTGGCCAACAT CTTCATCTCGCAAAACGCCGTGTTGGAGTCAATCGGCGCCTTCGCGTTCTCGGATCTCCCCGAACTCATTGAGCT GACCATCGCCAAGTCCAAACatctgacatccatccatccagatgCCTTCAAGGACCTCGTCAAGCTGCGACGTCT GATCATCTCCAACACGGGAATCCTGACCTTGCCTGATTTCTCCAAGATGCACTCGGCCGCTGACTACTTTGTGCT CGACCTGCACGACAACAGCCGCATACAGAAGGTACCCGCCAACGCCTTCAACGGCGCTTGCACGCAAGCTATCAGAGACAT ACGGCTGACCAGGAACGGCATCAAGACGGTAGCAAGAGACGCTTTCAACGGCACAAAGATGCACAGATT GTCGCTGAAAGGCAACCGGCAACTTAGTTACATCCATCCAAACGCCTTTGCGAGTTCCAGCGAGTTGGTCTTAAT TGACATCTCGCAAACGGCGCTCAGCTCGCTGCCGGACGCCATCTTGGGCAACCTCCACAGTCTGATTGCCGAGTCTGCGGTCCGCCTGAAGAAATTTCCTCCTCCGCAAGCCTTCGCCAAGCTGCACGAGGCCCGCGTCACCTACCCGTCGCACTGTTGCATCTTCCTACCCATGCAAAGAAACAG TTCCAAGCACCCGCTGTGCTCTCTGCGAGAGGCCCGCGAGAACGCCGCTTTCTTCTGGGACCACTGCTTGGGGAACTTCAACGTCACCTGCAGCCCGGCGCCTGACGCCTTCAACCCTTGCGAAGACATCATGACCTCTGCCTCGCTGCGGGGCCTCATCTGGGTGGTGTCCGTGCTGGCTCTGCTCGGAAACGTGCTCGTGCTGCTCGTCTTGTTAG GCAGCGCGTCCAAGCTGACGGTGCCGCGCTTTCTcatgtgccacctggcgttcgCCGACCTGTGCATGGGCGTGTACCTCCTGGTCATTGCCGCCACGGACACGCTGACCCGGGGACACTACCACAACCACGCCATCGACTGGCAGACGGGCCTGGGATGCGAGGCCGCCGGATTCTTCACA GTGTTTGCCAGCGAGCTGTCAGTGTTCACGCTAACGGCCATCACGCTGGAGCGCTGGCACACCATCACGCACGCCCTCCGCCTAGACCGCAAGTTCCGCCTGAGGCACGCCTGTGCGGTCATGACGGCCGGTTGGATCTTCTCCTGCCTCGCCGCCACCATGCCCACGCTGGGCGTCAGTAGCTACAGCAAG GTGAGCATCTGCCTGCCCATGGACGTGGAGTCGTCGTGGTCGCAGGTATACGTGGTTTCTCTGCTTCTTCTCAACATGGCAGCCttcgcgtgcgtgtgcgcctgCTACCTCAGCATCTACCTGGCGGTGCGTCACCCGTCGGGCGCGACCGCCCGCGCCGACGCCCGCGTAGCGCAGCGCATGGCCGTGCTGGTGTTCACCGACTTCCTGTGCATGGCGCCCATCTCCTTTTTCGCCGTGTCGGCGGCGCTCAAGCGGCCGCTCATCACCGTGTCTGACGCCAAACTGCTCCTGGTGCTTTTCTACCCCATCAACTCGTGCGCCAATCCCTTCCTCTACGCCTTCTTTACACGCGCCTTCCGCCGCGACTTCGTCCTGTTGGTGGCGCGCTTTGGCCTGTGCAAGGCGCGAGCCCACGGCTACCGCGCCGACAGCTCGTCGTGCCAGCTCAAGAGCGGCCCCGTCAACATGTGCTTGAcgtcggccggccggccgggcgTCGACAGGTGA
- the LOC127604020 gene encoding F-box only protein 11-like isoform X1: protein MNSVRATNRRPRRVSRPRPVQPERNNGDRDEEAPAAAAAEMAIEESGPGAQNSPYQLRRKTLLPKRSATTPAAASACPSKGLMEGASTSSTEAFGHRAKRARVSGKSHDLPAAPAEQYLQQKLPDEVVLKIFSYLLEQDLCRAACVCKRFSQLANDPILWKRLYMEVFEYTRPMMHPEPGRFYQVNPEEHEHPNPWKESFQQLYKGAHVKPGFAEHFYSNPSRYKGRENMLYYDTIEDALGGVQEAHFEGLIFVHSGIYTDEWIYIESPITMIGAAPGKVADKVVIENTRDSTFVFMEGSEDAYVGYMTIKFNPDDKSAQHHNAHHCLEITVNCSPNIDHCIIRSTCTVGSAVCVSGQGACPTIKHCNISDCENVGLYITDHAQGIYEDNEISNNALAGIWVKNHGNPIIRRNHIHHGRDVGVFTFDHGMGYFENCNIHRNRIAGFEVKAYANPTVVRCEIHHGQTGGIYVHEKGRGQFIENKIYANNFAGVWITSNSDPTIRGNAIFNGNQGGVYIFGDGRGLIESNDIYGNALAGIQIRTNSCPIVRHNKIHDGQHGGIYVHEKGQGVIEENEVYSNTLAGVWVTTGSTPVLRKNRIHSGKQVGVYFYDNGHGVLEDNDIYNHMYSGVQIRTGSNPKIRRNKIWGGQNGGILVYNSGLGFIEDNEIFDNAMAGVWIKTDSNPTLRRNKIHDGRDGGICIFNGGRGLLEENDIFRNAQAGVLISTNSHPILRKNRIFDGFAAGIEITNHATATLEGNQIFNNRFGGLFLASGVNVTMKDNKINNNQDAIEKAVSRGQCLYKISSYTSYPMHDFYRCHTCNTTDRNAICVNCIKKCHQGHDVEFIRHDRFFCDCGAGTLSNPCTLAGEPTHDTDTLYDSAPPIESNTLQHN from the exons ATGAACTCCGTCAGAGCCACCAACCGGAGACCCAGGCGAGTGTCGAGGCCGCGCCCGGTGCAGCCCGAGCGGAACAACGGGGACAGAG ATGAGGAGGCTCCCGCAGCAGCTGCCGCAGAGATGGCGATTGAGGAGTCTGGTCCAGGAGCTCAGAACAGTCCTTACCAACTCAGACGCAAGACGCTGCTCCCCAAGAGGAGCGCCACAACCCCCGCCGCTGCCTccgcctgtcccagcaagggcCTGATGGAG GGAGCGTCCACGTCCTCTACAGAGGCCTTCGGCCATCGGGCCAAGCGAGCGCGAGTATCCGGTAAGAGCCACGACTTACCAG CTGCACCAGCAGAACAATATCTGCAGCAGAAGCTCCCCGACGAGGTGGTCCTGAAGATCTTCTCCTACTTGCTGGAGCAGGATCTCTGTAGGGCGGCGTGCGTTTGCAAGCGCTTCAGCCAGCTCGCCAACGACCCCATACTATG GAAGCGTCTGTACATGGAGGTTTTTGAATACACGCGTCCCATGATGCACCCAGAGCCAGGACGCTTCTACCAGGTCAACCCTGAGGAGCACGAACACCCCAACCCCTGGAAGGAGAGCTTTCAACAGCTG TACAAAGGTGCCCACGTCAAGCCGGGCTTTGCCGAGCACTTCTACAGCAACCCGAGCAGGTACAAGggcagggagaacatgctg TACTACGACACCATTGAGGATGCGCTGGGCGGCGTGCAGGAGGCCCACTTTGAAGGGCTCATTTTTGTGCACTCGGGCATCTACACGGATGAGTGGATCTACATCGAGTCTCCCATTACCATGATTGGCGCTG CGCCCGGGAAAGTGGCGGACAAGGTTGTGATCGAGAACACCAGAGATTCGACGTTCGTCTTCATGGAGGGCTCGGAGGACGCATACGTCGGCTACATGACCATAAAG TTCAACCCTGACGACAAGTCGGCGCAGCACCACAACGCGCACCACTGTCTGGAGATCACCGTCAACTGCAGTCCCAACATCGACCACTGCATCATACGCTCAACGTGCACGG TGGGTTCCGCCGTGTGCGTGAGCGGCCAGGGAGCGTGCCCGACCATCAAGCACTGTAACATCAGCGACTGTGAAAACGTGGGCCTCTACATCACGGATCACGCGCAG GGCATTTACGAAGACAACGAGATTAGCAACAACGCACTGGCGGGCATTTGGGTAAAGAACCACGGGAACCCCATCATCCGACGCAACCACATCCACCACGGGAGAGACGTCGGCGTGTTCACGTTCGATCACGGCATG GGCTACTTTGAGAACTGCAACATCCACCGGAACCGCATCGCTGGCTTCGAAGTGAAGGCGTACGCCAACCCCACGGTGGTGCGCTGCGAGATCCACCACGGCCAGACGGGCGGCATCTACGTGCACGAGAAGGGGCGGGGACAGTTTATTGAGAACAAGATCTATGCCAACAACTTTGCCGGTGTGTGGATCACGTCCAACAGTGACCCCACGATACG AGGCAACGCCATCTTCAACGGCAACCAGGGAGGCGTGTACATATTCGGCGATGGGCGGGGTTTAATCGAGAGCAACGACATCTACGGCAACGCCCTGGCAGGAATCCAGATCCGGACCAACAGCTGCCCCATCGTGCGCCACAACAAGATCCACGACGGCCAGCACGGCGGCATCTATGTg CACGAAAAAGGCCAAGGAGTGATCGAGGAGAATGAAGTGTACAGCAACACGCTGGCCGGCGTCTGGGTGACCACGGGGAGCACGCCCGTCCTGCGCAAGAACCGCATCCATAGTGGCAAACAG GTGGGCGTGTATTTCTACGACAATGGCCACGGCGTGCTGGAGGACAACGACATCTACAATCACATGTACTCCGGCGTACAAATACG GACGGGCAGCAACCCGAAGATCCGGCGCAATAAGATCTGGGGTGGACAAAATGGCGGCATTTTGGTCTACAACTCAG GTCTGGGCTTCATCGAGGACAACGAAATCTTCGACAATGCCATGGCGGGCGTGTGGATCAAGACGGACAGCAACCCCACACTGAGGCGCAACAAGATTCACGACGGCAGAGACGGCGGCATTTGCATCTTCAACGGAGGCAGAG GCCTGCTGGAGGAGAACGACATCTTCCGCAACGCTCAGGCGGGCGTGCTGATCAGCACCAACAGTCACCCCATCCTGCGCAAGAACCGCATATTTGACGGCTTCGCCGCAG GTATTGAGATCACCAACCACGCCACCGCCACCCTGGAGGGAAACCAGATCTTCAACAACCGCTTCGGGGGACTTTTTCTGGCGTCGGGCGTCAACGTCACCATGAAAG ACAACAAGATCAACAACAACCAGGACGCCATCGAGAAAGCGGTGAGTCGAGGACAGTGCCTGTACAAGATCTCCAGCTACACCAGCTACCCCATGCACGACTTCTACAG GTGTCACACTTGCAACACGACGGACAGGAACGCCATCTGCGTCAACTGCATCAAGAAATGCCACCAAGGACACGACGTGGAGTTTATACGCCACGATCG GTTTTTCTGCGACTGCGGCGCGGGCACGTTGTCCAACCCGTGCACGCTGGCGGGCGAGCCCACGCACGACACGGACACTCTGTACGACTCTGCGCCGCCTATCGAGTCCAATACCCTGCAACATAATTGA
- the LOC127604020 gene encoding F-box only protein 11-like isoform X2 → MNSVRATNRRPRRVSRPRPVQPERNNGDRDEEAPAAAAAEMAIEESGPGAQNSPYQLRRKTLLPKRSATTPAAASACPSKGLMEGASTSSTEAFGHRAKRARVSAAPAEQYLQQKLPDEVVLKIFSYLLEQDLCRAACVCKRFSQLANDPILWKRLYMEVFEYTRPMMHPEPGRFYQVNPEEHEHPNPWKESFQQLYKGAHVKPGFAEHFYSNPSRYKGRENMLYYDTIEDALGGVQEAHFEGLIFVHSGIYTDEWIYIESPITMIGAAPGKVADKVVIENTRDSTFVFMEGSEDAYVGYMTIKFNPDDKSAQHHNAHHCLEITVNCSPNIDHCIIRSTCTVGSAVCVSGQGACPTIKHCNISDCENVGLYITDHAQGIYEDNEISNNALAGIWVKNHGNPIIRRNHIHHGRDVGVFTFDHGMGYFENCNIHRNRIAGFEVKAYANPTVVRCEIHHGQTGGIYVHEKGRGQFIENKIYANNFAGVWITSNSDPTIRGNAIFNGNQGGVYIFGDGRGLIESNDIYGNALAGIQIRTNSCPIVRHNKIHDGQHGGIYVHEKGQGVIEENEVYSNTLAGVWVTTGSTPVLRKNRIHSGKQVGVYFYDNGHGVLEDNDIYNHMYSGVQIRTGSNPKIRRNKIWGGQNGGILVYNSGLGFIEDNEIFDNAMAGVWIKTDSNPTLRRNKIHDGRDGGICIFNGGRGLLEENDIFRNAQAGVLISTNSHPILRKNRIFDGFAAGIEITNHATATLEGNQIFNNRFGGLFLASGVNVTMKDNKINNNQDAIEKAVSRGQCLYKISSYTSYPMHDFYRCHTCNTTDRNAICVNCIKKCHQGHDVEFIRHDRFFCDCGAGTLSNPCTLAGEPTHDTDTLYDSAPPIESNTLQHN, encoded by the exons ATGAACTCCGTCAGAGCCACCAACCGGAGACCCAGGCGAGTGTCGAGGCCGCGCCCGGTGCAGCCCGAGCGGAACAACGGGGACAGAG ATGAGGAGGCTCCCGCAGCAGCTGCCGCAGAGATGGCGATTGAGGAGTCTGGTCCAGGAGCTCAGAACAGTCCTTACCAACTCAGACGCAAGACGCTGCTCCCCAAGAGGAGCGCCACAACCCCCGCCGCTGCCTccgcctgtcccagcaagggcCTGATGGAG GGAGCGTCCACGTCCTCTACAGAGGCCTTCGGCCATCGGGCCAAGCGAGCGCGAGTATCCG CTGCACCAGCAGAACAATATCTGCAGCAGAAGCTCCCCGACGAGGTGGTCCTGAAGATCTTCTCCTACTTGCTGGAGCAGGATCTCTGTAGGGCGGCGTGCGTTTGCAAGCGCTTCAGCCAGCTCGCCAACGACCCCATACTATG GAAGCGTCTGTACATGGAGGTTTTTGAATACACGCGTCCCATGATGCACCCAGAGCCAGGACGCTTCTACCAGGTCAACCCTGAGGAGCACGAACACCCCAACCCCTGGAAGGAGAGCTTTCAACAGCTG TACAAAGGTGCCCACGTCAAGCCGGGCTTTGCCGAGCACTTCTACAGCAACCCGAGCAGGTACAAGggcagggagaacatgctg TACTACGACACCATTGAGGATGCGCTGGGCGGCGTGCAGGAGGCCCACTTTGAAGGGCTCATTTTTGTGCACTCGGGCATCTACACGGATGAGTGGATCTACATCGAGTCTCCCATTACCATGATTGGCGCTG CGCCCGGGAAAGTGGCGGACAAGGTTGTGATCGAGAACACCAGAGATTCGACGTTCGTCTTCATGGAGGGCTCGGAGGACGCATACGTCGGCTACATGACCATAAAG TTCAACCCTGACGACAAGTCGGCGCAGCACCACAACGCGCACCACTGTCTGGAGATCACCGTCAACTGCAGTCCCAACATCGACCACTGCATCATACGCTCAACGTGCACGG TGGGTTCCGCCGTGTGCGTGAGCGGCCAGGGAGCGTGCCCGACCATCAAGCACTGTAACATCAGCGACTGTGAAAACGTGGGCCTCTACATCACGGATCACGCGCAG GGCATTTACGAAGACAACGAGATTAGCAACAACGCACTGGCGGGCATTTGGGTAAAGAACCACGGGAACCCCATCATCCGACGCAACCACATCCACCACGGGAGAGACGTCGGCGTGTTCACGTTCGATCACGGCATG GGCTACTTTGAGAACTGCAACATCCACCGGAACCGCATCGCTGGCTTCGAAGTGAAGGCGTACGCCAACCCCACGGTGGTGCGCTGCGAGATCCACCACGGCCAGACGGGCGGCATCTACGTGCACGAGAAGGGGCGGGGACAGTTTATTGAGAACAAGATCTATGCCAACAACTTTGCCGGTGTGTGGATCACGTCCAACAGTGACCCCACGATACG AGGCAACGCCATCTTCAACGGCAACCAGGGAGGCGTGTACATATTCGGCGATGGGCGGGGTTTAATCGAGAGCAACGACATCTACGGCAACGCCCTGGCAGGAATCCAGATCCGGACCAACAGCTGCCCCATCGTGCGCCACAACAAGATCCACGACGGCCAGCACGGCGGCATCTATGTg CACGAAAAAGGCCAAGGAGTGATCGAGGAGAATGAAGTGTACAGCAACACGCTGGCCGGCGTCTGGGTGACCACGGGGAGCACGCCCGTCCTGCGCAAGAACCGCATCCATAGTGGCAAACAG GTGGGCGTGTATTTCTACGACAATGGCCACGGCGTGCTGGAGGACAACGACATCTACAATCACATGTACTCCGGCGTACAAATACG GACGGGCAGCAACCCGAAGATCCGGCGCAATAAGATCTGGGGTGGACAAAATGGCGGCATTTTGGTCTACAACTCAG GTCTGGGCTTCATCGAGGACAACGAAATCTTCGACAATGCCATGGCGGGCGTGTGGATCAAGACGGACAGCAACCCCACACTGAGGCGCAACAAGATTCACGACGGCAGAGACGGCGGCATTTGCATCTTCAACGGAGGCAGAG GCCTGCTGGAGGAGAACGACATCTTCCGCAACGCTCAGGCGGGCGTGCTGATCAGCACCAACAGTCACCCCATCCTGCGCAAGAACCGCATATTTGACGGCTTCGCCGCAG GTATTGAGATCACCAACCACGCCACCGCCACCCTGGAGGGAAACCAGATCTTCAACAACCGCTTCGGGGGACTTTTTCTGGCGTCGGGCGTCAACGTCACCATGAAAG ACAACAAGATCAACAACAACCAGGACGCCATCGAGAAAGCGGTGAGTCGAGGACAGTGCCTGTACAAGATCTCCAGCTACACCAGCTACCCCATGCACGACTTCTACAG GTGTCACACTTGCAACACGACGGACAGGAACGCCATCTGCGTCAACTGCATCAAGAAATGCCACCAAGGACACGACGTGGAGTTTATACGCCACGATCG GTTTTTCTGCGACTGCGGCGCGGGCACGTTGTCCAACCCGTGCACGCTGGCGGGCGAGCCCACGCACGACACGGACACTCTGTACGACTCTGCGCCGCCTATCGAGTCCAATACCCTGCAACATAATTGA